The Thiosulfativibrio zosterae genome has a window encoding:
- a CDS encoding anhydro-N-acetylmuramic acid kinase, translating to MNKLAIGLMSGTSLDGIDAALVSYSESDFKLVDFITHPMSVALRQQLLELNQSPSIGLKTLCQLEKAVADAFSAAAQTLLTRNQLKPQHIEILGSHGQTIFHAPEIPMSLQIGHAAFIAKQTGICTAADFRVDDMANLGQGAPLAPAFHQFLFQKSQPIALVNIGGIANISFIDSQGDVSGFDTGPGNGLMDEICQTQLGQSCDFNGDIAASHPVDSCLLEQLLQHTYFKQTPPKSTGRDIFNQDWLAPLLKLRPNLSTETLISTLNQLTVDSIVLGLNALPSKPKSLLVCGGGALNKTLLQRLQQQLPYPVNTTESQAINPHAIEAMMCAWLGIQRLNHQPIALKSITGAQQNSILGGLWLP from the coding sequence CCCCATGAGCGTTGCTTTGCGCCAGCAACTTTTAGAGCTAAACCAAAGCCCTTCGATTGGGCTAAAAACCCTTTGCCAGCTGGAAAAAGCCGTGGCCGACGCATTTAGCGCAGCTGCTCAAACCTTGTTAACGCGCAACCAACTCAAACCGCAACACATTGAAATTTTGGGTAGCCACGGTCAAACCATTTTTCATGCGCCAGAAATTCCGATGTCTTTGCAAATTGGTCATGCAGCATTTATTGCCAAGCAAACCGGCATTTGTACCGCCGCGGATTTTAGAGTGGACGACATGGCTAATTTAGGACAAGGCGCCCCTTTAGCACCGGCATTTCATCAATTTCTATTTCAAAAATCACAACCGATTGCTTTGGTCAATATTGGCGGCATAGCCAATATCAGTTTTATAGACTCACAAGGGGATGTTTCTGGCTTTGATACCGGGCCAGGCAACGGCTTAATGGATGAAATTTGCCAAACACAACTCGGGCAATCTTGTGATTTTAATGGTGATATTGCCGCAAGCCACCCAGTCGACTCATGTTTGCTAGAACAGCTTTTACAGCATACTTACTTTAAGCAAACACCCCCAAAAAGCACTGGTCGCGATATTTTCAATCAGGATTGGTTAGCACCGCTCCTAAAACTGAGACCTAACTTATCCACCGAAACACTCATCTCCACTCTTAATCAATTAACTGTCGATTCGATAGTGTTAGGCCTTAATGCACTGCCATCCAAGCCTAAATCTCTATTAGTCTGCGGAGGTGGCGCACTCAATAAAACCCTATTACAACGCTTACAACAGCAATTGCCCTATCCAGTCAACACCACAGAATCGCAAGCGATTAACCCTCATGCAATAGAAGCCATGATGTGTGCATGGCTAGGCATTCAACGCCTAAACCATCAGCCAATCGCCTTAAAAAGTATTACAGGCGCCCAACAAAACAGTATTTTGGGCGGGCTTTGGTTACCTTAA
- a CDS encoding citrate synthase, with translation MDYIPGLAGVPATESEISYIDGQEGILSYRGYNIMDLAENSSFEETTLLLLFGSLPTQAELDAFDKKLRESRRVKFNIREIMRNLPSTTHPMHMLQVVVASLASFYPSTEYMKGGTENQEYVNDVTVKIIAHMGTLVAMWEHMRNGYDPIEPRKDLSYAENFLYMVTGEVPDKHWARLLDAILILHAEHTINASTFTTMVTGSTLANPCSVIASAIASLSGPLHGGANQKVIEMLETIGTPENARPYIEKRLAEKKVIWGMGHREYKTKDPRATILQKLSSQLLGDKSMKLSTAFETALEVERVCEELLGHKGVYPNVDFYSGILYKEMGFDPGLFTPIFAVARSAGWLAHWREQLSKNKIFRPTQIYKGAGNLCYLPMDQRG, from the coding sequence ATGGATTATATTCCAGGATTAGCGGGCGTTCCTGCTACTGAGTCAGAAATTTCATATATTGATGGGCAAGAAGGCATTTTGTCTTATCGCGGTTACAATATTATGGATTTGGCCGAAAACTCTTCGTTTGAAGAAACCACGCTATTGCTGTTATTTGGTAGTTTACCAACCCAAGCTGAACTGGATGCTTTCGATAAAAAACTGCGAGAGTCACGCCGAGTTAAATTCAATATCCGCGAAATTATGCGCAACCTTCCGTCAACCACTCACCCTATGCACATGTTGCAAGTGGTGGTTGCCAGCTTGGCGAGTTTTTATCCCAGCACCGAATACATGAAGGGCGGCACTGAAAACCAAGAGTATGTAAACGATGTAACGGTAAAAATCATTGCCCATATGGGGACTTTAGTCGCCATGTGGGAGCATATGCGCAATGGCTATGATCCGATTGAACCGCGTAAAGATTTATCTTATGCCGAAAACTTTTTGTATATGGTGACTGGTGAAGTCCCCGATAAACATTGGGCAAGATTGCTCGATGCCATTCTCATTTTGCATGCAGAACACACCATCAACGCCTCAACCTTTACCACGATGGTAACGGGCTCTACGCTGGCCAATCCTTGTTCGGTTATTGCGTCAGCGATTGCTTCTTTGTCTGGTCCTTTGCATGGTGGCGCAAACCAGAAAGTGATTGAGATGTTGGAAACCATTGGCACACCTGAAAATGCGCGTCCTTACATTGAAAAACGTTTGGCTGAGAAAAAAGTCATTTGGGGCATGGGGCATCGCGAATACAAAACCAAAGACCCTCGCGCGACCATTTTGCAAAAATTGTCATCTCAGTTGTTGGGCGATAAATCCATGAAACTGAGTACGGCGTTTGAAACCGCTTTAGAAGTAGAGCGTGTTTGTGAAGAGTTGCTAGGACATAAAGGCGTATATCCGAATGTCGATTTTTATTCGGGTATTTTGTATAAAGAAATGGGCTTTGACCCTGGCTTGTTTACCCCAATTTTTGCGGTGGCGCGTTCAGCTGGTTGGTTGGCGCATTGGCGTGAACAGCTCAGCAAAAACAAAATCTTCAGACCGACTCAAATCTATAAAGGGGCTGGTAACCTTTGTTATTTACCGATGGATCAGCGGGGTTAA
- the erpA gene encoding iron-sulfur cluster insertion protein ErpA, which yields MSEMPTPVNFTEAAALKVSGLIEDEANPNLKLRVYITGGGCSGFQYGFTFDEEQAEDDTCVEKNGVNLLIDPMSFQYLMGAKIDYLEDLQGARFVIENPNATTTCGCGSSFSV from the coding sequence ATGTCTGAAATGCCAACCCCAGTTAATTTCACCGAAGCCGCGGCTCTTAAAGTCAGCGGATTAATTGAAGATGAAGCCAATCCAAATCTCAAGCTACGTGTTTACATTACAGGTGGCGGTTGTTCTGGATTTCAGTACGGCTTCACTTTTGATGAAGAACAAGCAGAAGACGATACCTGTGTTGAAAAAAACGGTGTGAATTTATTGATTGATCCGATGAGTTTTCAATATTTGATGGGTGCTAAGATTGATTATTTAGAAGATTTGCAAGGTGCAAGATTTGTGATTGAAAACCCCAATGCGACAACGACGTGTGGTTGCGGTTCTTCGTTTAGTGTTTAA
- the argC gene encoding N-acetyl-gamma-glutamyl-phosphate reductase has translation MKTVSVGIVGGTGYTGVELLRLLAAHPQAQVTMITSRSEEGVAVADMYPNLRGVYDLRFSVPDIDQLKTCDVVFFATPHGVAMSMAKDLIESGTKVIDLAADFRLENLTAWQHWYKHEATQGELMASAVYGLPEYYREQIKKAMIIGNPGCYPTSILLGILPLLKAGLVKTDSIIADGKSGVSGAGRGASVANLGAEMSESFKAYGVAGHRHHPEMQEKLSQLAGEEVGLTFVPHLVPMVRGMESTIYATLTEDKSQAQLQALFETAYQNEPFVDVMPAGSLPETRMVKGSNMCRMAVYRPAGSNQVVVTSVIDNLVKGASGQAIQNMNILFDLPETLGLNQVALLP, from the coding sequence ATGAAGACAGTCAGCGTTGGCATTGTTGGGGGCACAGGTTATACCGGTGTTGAGTTATTAAGATTGTTAGCGGCACATCCGCAAGCGCAAGTCACCATGATTACCTCTCGCAGCGAAGAAGGGGTGGCGGTTGCTGATATGTATCCTAATTTGCGTGGCGTCTATGATCTGCGTTTTTCGGTGCCCGACATCGACCAGCTGAAAACTTGTGATGTGGTGTTTTTTGCAACACCGCATGGCGTGGCCATGAGTATGGCTAAAGACTTAATTGAATCTGGCACCAAAGTCATCGACTTGGCGGCTGACTTTCGTTTAGAGAATCTAACCGCTTGGCAGCATTGGTACAAACATGAAGCGACGCAGGGCGAGCTGATGGCTTCAGCGGTCTATGGTTTGCCAGAGTATTATCGTGAACAGATTAAAAAAGCCATGATTATTGGCAACCCCGGCTGCTACCCCACCAGTATTTTATTAGGTATTTTGCCTTTGCTAAAAGCAGGCCTGGTTAAAACGGATAGCATTATTGCCGATGGCAAGTCGGGCGTGAGTGGTGCAGGGCGTGGTGCCAGTGTGGCGAATTTGGGGGCTGAAATGAGTGAAAGCTTTAAAGCCTATGGTGTTGCAGGGCATCGTCATCATCCAGAAATGCAAGAAAAACTATCGCAATTGGCTGGCGAAGAAGTGGGTTTAACCTTTGTGCCGCATTTGGTGCCCATGGTGCGAGGCATGGAATCCACCATTTATGCGACTTTGACCGAAGATAAATCGCAAGCCCAATTACAAGCCTTATTTGAAACAGCCTATCAAAACGAGCCATTTGTCGATGTCATGCCGGCAGGTAGTTTGCCAGAAACCCGCATGGTTAAAGGCTCAAATATGTGCCGCATGGCCGTTTATCGTCCTGCGGGTTCAAATCAAGTGGTCGTAACATCGGTGATTGATAATTTGGTTAAGGGTGCGTCAGGACAAGCGATTCAAAATATGAATATCTTGTTTGATTTGCCAGAAACGCTGGGGTTAAATCAGGTCGCTTTATTGCCTTAA
- a CDS encoding iron-containing alcohol dehydrogenase gives MMTANFSIPQQPQMHFGWGIRHAFKSQLLQYNFQHLVVISSRFLTRPGQFSADLVDFCHKNDMRVSLFSVSGEPSPELVDEIVASCGTQNQAVLGIGGGSVLDTAKAVAGLIPSRRSVMDFLEGVGKGEVFNESTLPFIALPTTAGTGSETTKNAVLSKLGHYKKSFRSDKLLAKAIWLDPEFLVSCPKDVLFNTGMDAFTQLLESYTTLKANPFTDALAWQGMQLFKDAFENIETGTLEQQQVAYGNLMLAASFSGTTLANAGLGAVHGLAGPIGAFFEAPHGAVCANLLAPISALNIQTLQTQDSHSAQNTLTKYAQISQLLTPDSLKQSIETQLKSLIEQLDSLSNRYVPQKLQDFGLSADNLEPVISSCRAGSMLGNPVTLSDQQLRSAITHSL, from the coding sequence ATGATGACTGCAAATTTTTCAATCCCTCAACAACCACAAATGCATTTTGGCTGGGGCATTCGCCATGCTTTTAAATCGCAATTGTTACAATATAATTTTCAGCATTTAGTGGTCATTTCGAGCCGATTTTTAACCAGGCCTGGTCAATTTTCAGCAGATTTAGTTGATTTTTGCCATAAAAATGACATGCGAGTTTCATTATTTTCGGTTTCTGGTGAACCTTCGCCGGAACTGGTTGATGAGATAGTGGCTTCCTGCGGAACCCAAAACCAAGCGGTGCTTGGCATCGGTGGCGGCAGCGTATTGGATACTGCCAAAGCCGTTGCAGGTTTGATTCCAAGTCGGCGCTCGGTAATGGATTTTTTAGAAGGCGTTGGCAAAGGTGAGGTCTTTAATGAAAGCACTCTGCCCTTTATTGCCCTACCCACCACGGCAGGCACTGGCAGCGAAACCACCAAAAATGCTGTGCTTTCAAAACTAGGGCACTATAAAAAATCATTCCGCTCCGACAAACTGCTGGCAAAAGCCATTTGGCTTGACCCAGAGTTTTTGGTGAGCTGCCCTAAAGATGTTCTTTTTAATACGGGAATGGACGCCTTTACGCAACTACTGGAATCTTACACCACCCTAAAAGCCAACCCCTTTACCGATGCTCTCGCATGGCAAGGTATGCAATTATTTAAAGACGCTTTTGAAAACATTGAAACAGGAACGCTCGAACAACAGCAAGTCGCTTATGGCAACTTAATGTTAGCCGCCAGTTTTTCGGGCACTACGCTTGCTAATGCTGGCTTAGGCGCTGTACACGGTTTAGCAGGGCCGATAGGGGCATTTTTTGAAGCGCCCCATGGCGCGGTATGCGCCAACTTACTGGCGCCCATCAGCGCACTCAATATTCAAACCCTCCAAACACAAGATTCCCACAGTGCTCAAAATACCTTGACCAAATACGCCCAAATCAGTCAACTTTTAACGCCTGACTCTCTCAAACAATCCATCGAAACACAGCTGAAAAGCTTAATCGAGCAGCTCGACTCGCTATCTAACCGTTATGTACCGCAAAAACTTCAAGACTTCGGGTTAAGCGCCGATAACCTAGAGCCAGTGATTAGCAGTTGCAGAGCAGGCAGTATGCTCGGAAACCCGGTCACATTAAGCGATCAACAGCTACGTAGCGCAATCACACACAGTTTATAA
- a CDS encoding response regulator transcription factor, protein MKKLPLFTLDSNLIKHWQAQLADTDYALAVFDNLTNMSNRLEQTSFPQHAVCLIHLDNFTDVALLKTLCAKFTLLILSNAPSNAEAIPLFKLGIKGYLNAFANQARILQVLFTLEAGSVWLGQQLLSELIQTGGLIEPEANLASEMLDESILTEREQQTLDLIRQGLSNAEIAQTLEITERTVKKHVNQLLEKCQVKDRLALVIKYPKRQ, encoded by the coding sequence ATGAAAAAATTACCACTATTCACTCTGGATTCTAACTTAATTAAACATTGGCAAGCTCAACTTGCCGATACGGATTATGCATTAGCTGTTTTTGATAATCTTACAAATATGAGCAATAGGCTTGAACAAACATCCTTTCCTCAACATGCGGTTTGTTTAATTCACCTAGATAACTTCACAGATGTAGCGTTATTGAAAACCCTTTGCGCCAAATTTACCCTATTGATTTTGTCTAATGCTCCTAGCAATGCTGAAGCCATCCCCTTATTTAAACTTGGCATCAAAGGTTACTTAAATGCATTTGCCAATCAAGCACGCATTTTACAGGTGCTGTTTACCCTTGAAGCCGGAAGCGTTTGGTTGGGTCAACAACTCTTGTCAGAATTGATCCAAACGGGAGGGTTGATTGAACCAGAAGCAAACTTGGCATCAGAAATGCTTGATGAGAGCATATTGACCGAAAGAGAACAACAAACGCTTGATTTAATTCGACAAGGATTGAGTAACGCTGAAATTGCTCAGACCCTTGAAATTACGGAGCGAACCGTTAAAAAACATGTCAACCAATTACTGGAAAAATGCCAAGTCAAAGATCGTTTAGCCTTGGTCATTAAATATCCTAAACGACAATAA
- a CDS encoding TolC family outer membrane protein, with protein MIQKKTLASTITTTLLMTAVFSSNGYAMNLKETIEDAILHNPEFRAEVKKYRGIEAEVRGARGSYYPTLDLNAGIGYEEVDNQTTVNTGKGLTRQETSVKLTQNLFEGFGTSNEVDRQKFRLDAQAYKAEAKASDIALSMTEAYIDLLKQQDLLSLAQDNLDTHLKIMDQITKRNSAGIGNQVEVDQANARLSLAQANFASTQNNYYDALAKFRRVLGRDPDSDLVKPKFAFQLPKNLDDATNTAMTDHPTLRSANGDVAEARKQFESSSKTFYPRLDLEIEKTFDNNLGGVEGKNEDLQAMLRMKYNLYNGGKDSANRQRTESAYLEATEIRNNTRRQLIENLRYAWNAQVYVSDQIKYTTQHIKLTHDTLNGYRKQFSLGRRSLLDLLNTENEYNSALRTLMSSEADLLKAKYRILGGMGHLLTKLNIQYSFIDPKDHPTE; from the coding sequence ATGATACAAAAGAAAACTCTAGCCAGCACCATCACCACCACACTATTAATGACTGCCGTTTTCAGTTCGAATGGTTATGCCATGAACTTAAAAGAAACGATTGAAGATGCAATTTTGCATAATCCAGAGTTTCGCGCAGAAGTTAAAAAATATCGCGGTATTGAAGCCGAGGTTAGAGGTGCTCGTGGTAGTTATTATCCAACACTCGACCTGAATGCCGGCATCGGTTACGAAGAGGTTGACAATCAAACTACAGTAAACACTGGCAAAGGATTAACACGCCAAGAAACTTCCGTAAAACTGACGCAAAACCTTTTCGAAGGCTTTGGAACCTCCAATGAAGTCGATCGTCAAAAATTTCGTTTGGATGCACAGGCCTATAAAGCTGAAGCGAAAGCCAGTGACATTGCCCTCTCCATGACAGAAGCCTACATTGATCTGCTCAAACAACAGGATCTTTTGTCTTTAGCGCAAGACAACCTAGACACCCACCTTAAAATCATGGATCAAATTACCAAAAGAAACAGTGCGGGGATTGGCAATCAAGTAGAAGTCGACCAAGCAAATGCGCGTTTATCTCTGGCACAAGCAAACTTTGCATCGACCCAAAACAACTATTACGATGCTTTGGCGAAATTTCGCCGTGTCTTAGGGCGTGACCCAGACAGCGATTTGGTTAAGCCAAAATTTGCCTTCCAACTCCCTAAAAACCTTGATGATGCAACCAACACCGCCATGACAGATCACCCAACTTTGCGTTCGGCAAATGGGGATGTGGCTGAAGCTCGTAAACAATTTGAAAGTTCTTCCAAAACTTTTTATCCTCGCCTTGACCTTGAAATTGAAAAAACATTTGATAACAACCTCGGTGGTGTAGAAGGCAAAAATGAAGACCTGCAGGCCATGTTACGCATGAAATATAACCTTTACAATGGCGGCAAAGACTCTGCCAATCGTCAGCGCACAGAATCGGCTTACTTAGAAGCCACTGAAATTCGTAACAATACCCGTCGTCAGTTGATTGAAAACCTGCGTTATGCATGGAATGCGCAAGTGTATGTTTCTGATCAAATTAAATACACCACCCAACACATCAAACTCACCCACGACACGCTAAACGGATACCGCAAACAATTCAGCTTAGGGCGTCGTTCGCTGTTAGATTTACTAAACACCGAAAACGAATATAACAGTGCCTTACGCACCCTAATGAGCAGCGAAGCAGACCTATTAAAAGCCAAATATCGAATCCTAGGTGGCATGGGACATTTATTAACCAAGCTCAACATTCAATACAGTTTTATTGACCCTAAAGACCATCCAACTGAGTAA
- a CDS encoding OmpA family protein, translating to MKPLYLLTSFVLCLNTSSMLYADATTSSVPNANLDPQRYGIKTITNKKDDSRAVTTLYKDLDQDGVEDRYDQCLNTGVGYAVDEYGCELDSDKDGVYDRFDQCPDTYINIPVNFLGCEADQDKDGVLDSADLCPNTPLGVKVDAQGCKAILDTDGDGVLDPKDQCPDTPLGSTVNNIGCVPEAFVITNIIFNSDAYYIRADQKAILDEDAGKLRKLAPNELLVITGYTDSLGNDYNNEKLSWNRAQSTKDYLVKTFNIPQEQIYVLGKGRADPVATNATREGRQKNRRITLEIKAIKDLPQGAQNNIPKVMQGYQGIDEPSE from the coding sequence ATGAAACCCCTTTACCTGCTCACCAGTTTCGTTTTATGTTTAAACACTTCTTCGATGCTCTATGCAGACGCCACTACCTCATCTGTTCCTAATGCCAATTTAGATCCGCAACGCTATGGCATTAAAACCATTACCAACAAAAAAGACGATTCGCGCGCAGTCACCACTCTTTACAAAGATTTGGACCAAGATGGCGTTGAAGACCGTTATGACCAATGCCTTAATACTGGCGTGGGTTATGCGGTTGATGAGTATGGCTGTGAGTTGGATTCCGATAAAGATGGAGTTTATGACCGTTTTGACCAATGCCCAGATACCTACATCAATATTCCCGTAAACTTTTTAGGCTGCGAAGCCGATCAAGATAAAGACGGGGTTTTAGATTCAGCAGACCTGTGCCCCAATACACCATTAGGGGTTAAGGTGGATGCCCAAGGCTGCAAAGCCATTTTAGATACGGATGGTGACGGCGTTTTAGATCCTAAAGATCAATGCCCTGACACACCTTTAGGATCAACTGTGAATAACATAGGTTGTGTTCCAGAGGCCTTCGTGATCACTAATATCATCTTTAACTCCGATGCTTACTACATTCGTGCTGACCAAAAAGCCATCTTGGATGAGGATGCAGGTAAACTTCGCAAACTTGCGCCTAATGAATTGCTTGTGATTACTGGCTATACCGACAGCTTAGGAAATGACTATAATAATGAAAAACTTTCTTGGAATCGTGCTCAAAGCACAAAAGACTACTTAGTTAAAACATTCAACATACCGCAAGAACAAATTTATGTTCTAGGTAAAGGTCGAGCGGATCCCGTTGCCACGAATGCAACTCGTGAAGGTCGGCAAAAAAACCGCCGCATTACTTTAGAAATTAAAGCGATTAAAGACCTACCGCAAGGCGCGCAAAATAATATTCCTAAGGTCATGCAAGGGTATCAAGGAATCGATGAACCTTCAGAGTAA
- a CDS encoding transglutaminase-like cysteine peptidase, translated as MNLQSNKTSIRCEKLNPKIFIWILIGPLIWLGVVFSANTPQVVSKAEIQEAKEQFGPLAVKRLEAWQALIDNNQNKPEKLKLTLVNDFFNQAKYIDDLTHWKKDDYWATPYEFLTTDAGDCEDYVIAKYFTLKALGVEESKLFLTYVKAIRLKQAHMVLTYFENPKDQPLVLDNLTDKILFANRRKDLAPIYSFNGDGLWLSKQRGKGQKVDGGTDKLKEWNRLLQKLEKS; from the coding sequence ATGAACCTTCAGAGTAACAAAACATCCATTAGGTGTGAAAAACTAAATCCAAAAATATTTATTTGGATATTGATAGGTCCTCTTATATGGTTGGGCGTTGTTTTTTCTGCAAATACCCCTCAAGTTGTTTCTAAAGCTGAAATTCAAGAGGCAAAAGAGCAATTTGGTCCATTAGCCGTTAAAAGGCTTGAAGCCTGGCAAGCTTTAATTGACAACAACCAAAACAAACCTGAAAAATTAAAACTCACCCTCGTCAATGATTTTTTTAATCAAGCTAAGTATATAGATGACCTGACACATTGGAAGAAGGACGATTACTGGGCAACACCATACGAATTCTTAACTACGGATGCTGGGGATTGTGAAGATTACGTCATTGCCAAATACTTTACTTTAAAAGCCCTTGGAGTAGAAGAAAGTAAATTATTTCTTACCTATGTTAAAGCGATACGATTAAAACAAGCTCATATGGTCTTAACCTATTTCGAAAACCCAAAAGATCAGCCTTTAGTTTTAGACAACCTAACGGATAAGATCCTATTTGCAAATAGGAGAAAAGACCTTGCCCCTATCTATAGCTTTAACGGTGATGGACTTTGGTTATCTAAACAGAGAGGAAAAGGCCAAAAAGTGGATGGTGGGACTGACAAACTCAAAGAATGGAATCGATTACTCCAAAAATTGGAGAAATCTTAA
- a CDS encoding bifunctional diguanylate cyclase/phosphodiesterase, with amino-acid sequence MSLTKQMIIFISSMLMILLIGTFALNLSNTKVFLQDQLLTHAQDTATSLGLSLSSVADPEDPSSMETMINAVFDRGYYSKIELIDVEDKPLYFRQNPQTIEGIPQWFINFISFHAPTAEALVQAGWSPVGTLSIQSHPGYAYIELWKAFNNLLIWFSLAALIAISLAYYAIRTMLQPLKSMEQQAEAIVKKEYLLQSKLPGTSEFKQVVIAMNAMVSKMKEVFDRDAKIAQKLQKMAYQDSVTGMSNRVHFEMTVDALLDPQQENTGGALCLIHVEGLKTLNDQHGYLVGDKMMKDLSSQLTQQFASAKALYARLNGSELIAVLPGFSAETLQSNAQALTHSYPEILKALNADTTEAFIAVALINYHLDDRRGPLLAQLDFATQQALAKGPNQTYCHITEKDHEDNQDWEQLLIHAINEKRFMLFQQPSFDAQGEVHDRELLIRLKDEDGTMRSAGYFMPAVEKLNKVFEIDSLVIHLALDYLSTHHPKELLAINLSQAVLNSQETTDALFESIKKLPSQQLSFELSESLVSTEKAKAWPFIHALKAHQIETGIDHFGSRFADMRYLQELRPDYVKLDAAFSKAIEKDEQTQSYVSSLCEMANSLDIKVIAMSVENESQVEAFKAQGVNYFQGYHFGAPTALK; translated from the coding sequence ATGAGCCTAACTAAGCAAATGATTATTTTCATTTCATCTATGTTGATGATTTTGTTGATTGGAACTTTTGCCTTAAATTTATCCAATACCAAGGTTTTCTTACAAGACCAGCTGTTAACCCATGCTCAGGACACTGCCACTTCTTTAGGGTTATCCCTCAGTTCCGTGGCAGACCCAGAAGACCCCTCTAGCATGGAAACCATGATCAATGCCGTTTTTGATAGAGGCTATTATTCGAAAATTGAACTGATTGATGTTGAAGACAAACCCCTTTATTTTCGCCAAAACCCTCAAACCATTGAAGGCATACCACAATGGTTCATCAATTTTATTTCATTTCATGCCCCAACCGCAGAAGCGCTGGTGCAAGCCGGCTGGTCACCCGTTGGCACGCTCAGTATTCAAAGCCACCCAGGCTATGCCTATATTGAGCTTTGGAAAGCCTTTAACAACCTTCTGATTTGGTTTTCACTAGCAGCGCTTATCGCCATCAGTTTAGCCTATTATGCGATACGCACCATGCTACAACCGCTCAAGTCGATGGAACAGCAAGCCGAAGCCATCGTTAAAAAAGAATACCTGCTGCAAAGCAAGCTCCCAGGAACCAGTGAGTTTAAGCAGGTCGTCATTGCCATGAATGCCATGGTTTCCAAAATGAAAGAAGTGTTTGATCGCGATGCTAAAATTGCCCAAAAACTGCAAAAAATGGCGTATCAAGACAGCGTAACTGGCATGAGTAACCGTGTGCATTTTGAAATGACGGTGGACGCCCTACTCGATCCACAACAGGAAAATACCGGAGGAGCACTTTGCCTCATTCATGTTGAAGGTTTAAAAACCTTAAATGACCAACACGGCTATTTAGTCGGCGACAAAATGATGAAAGACCTCTCCAGCCAATTAACGCAACAGTTTGCCTCCGCAAAAGCACTTTATGCCCGCCTGAATGGCTCTGAACTGATTGCGGTCTTACCAGGCTTTTCCGCTGAAACCCTACAATCGAATGCACAAGCATTAACCCATAGTTATCCGGAGATACTCAAAGCGTTAAATGCTGATACGACCGAAGCTTTTATTGCTGTCGCTCTGATAAATTATCACTTAGATGATCGCCGAGGACCTTTATTGGCGCAACTGGACTTTGCCACTCAACAAGCATTAGCAAAAGGTCCAAACCAAACCTATTGTCACATCACTGAAAAAGATCACGAAGACAACCAAGACTGGGAACAATTACTCATTCATGCCATTAATGAAAAACGCTTTATGTTATTCCAACAACCCTCTTTTGACGCGCAAGGAGAAGTTCATGACCGTGAACTGTTAATACGCCTAAAAGATGAAGATGGCACCATGCGTTCAGCCGGCTACTTTATGCCCGCGGTTGAGAAACTCAATAAAGTGTTCGAGATTGATTCGCTGGTCATTCACTTAGCTTTAGATTATTTAAGCACGCATCATCCCAAAGAACTCTTAGCCATCAATCTCAGCCAAGCGGTTCTCAACTCACAAGAAACAACCGATGCGCTATTTGAATCGATTAAAAAACTGCCTTCTCAACAGCTCTCTTTTGAGCTGAGTGAATCTTTGGTCTCCACCGAAAAAGCCAAAGCCTGGCCGTTTATTCATGCCCTTAAAGCACACCAAATTGAAACAGGCATAGACCACTTTGGTAGCCGTTTTGCCGATATGCGCTATTTACAAGAACTTCGCCCAGATTATGTCAAACTAGATGCCGCCTTCAGTAAAGCCATTGAAAAAGATGAACAAACTCAGTCTTATGTATCTAGTTTGTGCGAAATGGCCAACAGCTTAGATATTAAAGTCATTGCTATGTCGGTAGAGAATGAATCTCAGGTAGAGGCTTTTAAAGCGCAAGGCGTCAACTACTTCCAGGGTTATCACTTTGGCGCCCCTACGGCACTCAAATAA